The DNA sequence GGCCGCCGGGCAATGGATAATGGCTTGCCTGATACTGACTGGTTTGCACGCCTCGCGCTCCGGCTATTTTTCTGCCTTGTTCCGCAACTAGGATGCAAATCTGGCCTGACTTAGTCCATTGCACATAATGCCTGCCCGGCGTTCAAAAGGGCAGGGCACGATATCCGATTGGGTAGGGGGTCGGGCAATGAAAACGGATGGTTATCGCCGCCCGTGAAAATGCTGCCTTTGTCCTCCGGCGGTCGTCACACGCTTGCCGAACAATCGGCGGTGCCGCGCGTGGCGCCCCTCGGCGGGAAAGCGGCGGGGCTTGCCTTGGGCGATGAGGGCGTTGCGCTGTCAGCTGCCTGACCATGCAGTCCCTGTCCTGCTGCCCAAATTGCCGCCTGGGTGCGATTGGACACCCGCAGCTTGCGCAGGACCGCTTTCACATGAACCTTGACGGTGGCTTCGCTGATCGAAAGCTCACGAGAGATGACCTTGTTAGGCAACCCTGCGATCAGGCGCCGTAATATCTCCATTTCCCGTGCCGACAGATTGGCGCAGTCGATCGACACAGCGTTGGGCGTTTCCTCGCAGACGGCGGATTGATCGATCAGCTTCTGGGCCAGTTGAGAAGGAAAGATTTTTTCCCCCAACGCGATCAGGTCGAGATACCCGCCTAATCGTTCGCATGACAGGTCATTGATCAGATAACCTTCGGCGCCCGATCGAAAAGCATCCAGCATTGCGTCGAAATCGAACTTGTTGGCGAGTATCGCGATCCGCGCGCTGGGATAATATTCGCGCACTTGGGCAAGCGCCGCGCCGTTCCATTCCATGTCCTGATCTTCAATCAGCAGCAAAAGGCAGTCGGAATCGGCGACGTTGGCGGGGCAAGGCTCGTCCAGTCTGGCCCCGGTATAGAGTATCTGACGCTGTTGTGACGAAAGAAGCCGCCGGAGCCCCTCTCTGACGATGGAGCTTCCGCCCACAAGCACAACATCTGAATCCATAGTCATCGTCCGCCTCCCTCAACATCACAGACAGACCGTGATGGATTGAATGCAAAGCACTTGCTGAAGGCGACCCCTGTCTTATCGAGCCGGAGAGTATCATAAATGCAGCGTTGAACAATAGGTGCAACATTTTGGGAAAACTTAACTTACGTGAAGATCGGGCGTTGACGCGATTTTGCTAACCGCTTGTCTATTCATGAATTTGTCTGAACCATCCCAAATAGCAAGGAAGCGCTCTCCTTTAGGGTGGCCTGATGACATGTGCTGAACAGCATGTGCGATTCGCGCGTAACCTATTGTGGAAATGATCTTCTGGCAGCGGCTTGGATTCAGCCGATCAGTCGATGCCGGGGGCAGGGACGGCCCGCCGCACATGTCAATTAGCCAAAAGACTTAATCCAGCTTCCTCCCGCAAATCATTCGGGGCGAAGGCTTGCGGATATTCTGCTCGTTCGGCCAACGCCCGCACCGATTCCTGCCACAAGGGATGATAGCTGTCTGGTTCATTGCGGCCGGGGGCCAAGTTGTTACCGTTTTACTCGTGGTCTTGACGATCGCGCTCCGCATGCTGCGACAGGCCCTCTTTGACAGCATGCGGGGTTTGCTCGTCGAAGGTCCTTTTCTTGAACCGCAAGGGTTTTGCTATGGATGCGAGCGCACCGCCCGCTGGATCTGACCCGCTTCTCGACGATCTCGCAGACCCGCGGGCGGAGGTTTCCGCTGGTGGGCCTGGCTGGGCGATACTGCTGCACGATCTGCTGACGCGGCCGACCGGCTTTCCCGGCCCGGCCCGTTTCGCGGCGCTGATGCTGATCGACGCGTCGTTGATCCTGACCACCCTGCTTCTGGTCGTGATGGCCATACCGGGGAGCGTTTCGGCGGCCTTCTATGACCGTCCCAGCCTCATGATCTTCTTCACCCTGGTGGCAGTGTTCGCTCTCTGCCTGACGGGGCTTTACTGGCGAAGCTGGCGCTTCCTCTCCTTCGGCGACTGCATCGCGCTTTCTACGGGTGTCGCGGGCGGAGCGACGGCGGCATGGAGTATGTGCCTGATCATATCGGCAAAGATACGGGCGGTGCCGGTCGAGGCGGTCGGTTTCGCGCTGCTGCATTCGGCATTGCTGCTGGTGGCGATGATCGGCGTGCGAACGGTGCGCCGGGGCCTGCGCGAATTCGCCTTGGCGCATATCGTCCCTCCCGGCGGCGGTCACAATATATTGCTGCTGGGTGAGCTGGACTGGATACGGTCCCTCATGGACATGCTCCGCGCCGAACGGACCAATCG is a window from the Sphingobium sp. Cam5-1 genome containing:
- a CDS encoding LuxR C-terminal-related transcriptional regulator, whose product is MTMDSDVVLVGGSSIVREGLRRLLSSQQRQILYTGARLDEPCPANVADSDCLLLLIEDQDMEWNGAALAQVREYYPSARIAILANKFDFDAMLDAFRSGAEGYLINDLSCERLGGYLDLIALGEKIFPSQLAQKLIDQSAVCEETPNAVSIDCANLSAREMEILRRLIAGLPNKVISRELSISEATVKVHVKAVLRKLRVSNRTQAAIWAAGQGLHGQAADSATPSSPKASPAAFPPRGATRGTADCSASV